The following proteins are co-located in the Syntrophorhabdaceae bacterium genome:
- a CDS encoding 2-oxoacid:acceptor oxidoreductase family protein — translation MKLEIICAGIGGRGVLLASTILIECAIKMGYHAMASDEYGMSQRGGSVVSHVKVGSSKSPIIGRENAEILLAFEESEFYRNLSFLKKGGIAIINSKNTSIPEPVKDLLIKRSASSYIIDGDGVAKKTGMIQASNMALLGFFSAFSIGPYRYDSLRDTIKEKVAQRFVKKNIDVFQAGYEEAGDIVRGFKGLLKTKNP, via the coding sequence GTGAAGTTAGAGATTATATGTGCAGGTATAGGGGGCCGAGGGGTGCTACTTGCCTCAACAATCCTCATAGAATGTGCCATCAAGATGGGCTATCATGCCATGGCATCAGACGAATACGGGATGAGCCAGAGGGGAGGTTCTGTGGTCTCCCATGTAAAGGTAGGTAGCTCTAAAAGCCCTATCATAGGCAGAGAAAATGCAGAAATACTCCTTGCCTTTGAGGAAAGCGAGTTTTATAGAAATCTAAGTTTTCTAAAGAAAGGAGGCATTGCCATTATAAACAGTAAAAATACATCTATACCTGAGCCTGTAAAAGACCTCTTAATAAAAAGGTCTGCCTCCTCATATATCATTGATGGTGACGGAGTAGCAAAAAAGACAGGGATGATACAGGCATCGAACATGGCTCTTTTAGGTTTTTTCTCTGCCTTTTCTATAGGACCTTATAGATACGATTCTCTCAGGGATACCATAAAGGAGAAGGTTGCCCAGAGGTTTGTTAAAAAGAATATAGATGTATTCCAGGCAGGTTATGAAGAGGCAGGTGATATTGTAAGGGGCTTTAAGGGACTTTTAAAGACAAAAAATCCATAA
- a CDS encoding TrpB-like pyridoxal phosphate-dependent enzyme, producing the protein MEKKIFLKESDIPRAWYNIQADLPNPLPPPLNPATGEPITPDMLAPIFPMNLIEQEVSQQRYITIPDEVLERLLIWRPTPLYRAYNLERFLGTPARIYFKNEGVSPPGSHKPNTAIPQAYYNKIFGTKRLTTETGAGQWGSALAFACHQFGLELKVYMVRISYNQKPYRRVMMEVWGGKCIPSPSNDTNAGRTFLKEDPEHPGSLGIAISEAIEDAVTSKDTKYSLGSVLNHVMMHQTIIGLEAEKQLASIGEYPDVIIGCVGGGSNFAGISFPFIRDKINGKDIKIIAAEPTSCPTLTKGPYVYDFGDTAETTPLLPMHSIGHGFVPAPIHAGGLRYHGMAPLVSSLLLHGLIEARAYPQLETFAAGITFARTEGFIPAPETNHAIACVIDEAKKAKEEGREKVILMNWSGHGVIDLASYDAYLSGRLENFQLPDEEVAKLVKDLEKFPKPK; encoded by the coding sequence ATGGAAAAAAAGATCTTTTTAAAGGAAAGCGATATACCCAGGGCATGGTATAATATCCAGGCAGACCTGCCAAATCCCCTTCCGCCACCTCTTAATCCTGCCACAGGTGAGCCTATTACGCCTGATATGCTTGCCCCTATATTTCCCATGAACCTCATTGAACAAGAGGTATCTCAACAGCGATATATTACCATCCCTGATGAGGTATTGGAGAGGTTACTCATATGGAGACCTACACCTCTATACAGGGCATATAACCTTGAGAGGTTTTTAGGGACACCGGCAAGGATATACTTTAAAAATGAGGGTGTAAGCCCACCTGGAAGCCACAAACCCAATACAGCCATACCACAGGCATATTACAATAAGATATTCGGCACAAAACGCCTAACCACAGAGACAGGTGCAGGACAGTGGGGTAGCGCCCTTGCCTTTGCCTGTCATCAGTTTGGCCTTGAACTTAAGGTCTATATGGTCAGGATAAGTTACAATCAAAAACCATACAGGAGGGTTATGATGGAGGTATGGGGAGGTAAGTGTATACCCAGCCCCAGCAATGACACCAATGCAGGAAGGACGTTCCTTAAAGAAGACCCTGAACATCCTGGGAGTCTTGGCATTGCCATAAGTGAGGCCATAGAGGATGCCGTGACCTCAAAAGACACAAAATATTCCCTCGGTAGTGTCCTTAATCACGTAATGATGCACCAGACCATAATAGGGCTTGAGGCAGAGAAACAACTGGCATCCATAGGAGAATACCCTGATGTGATAATAGGTTGTGTGGGAGGGGGTAGTAATTTTGCAGGCATCTCATTTCCGTTCATCAGGGACAAGATAAACGGTAAAGATATAAAGATAATAGCAGCAGAGCCTACATCCTGTCCTACACTTACAAAAGGACCATACGTATATGACTTCGGTGATACAGCAGAGACAACTCCACTACTACCCATGCATTCCATAGGACACGGCTTTGTCCCTGCTCCAATCCATGCCGGAGGCCTCAGATACCACGGAATGGCACCTCTTGTGAGCAGTCTCTTACTCCACGGGCTTATAGAGGCAAGGGCATATCCACAACTTGAGACATTTGCTGCAGGCATAACATTTGCCAGGACAGAAGGTTTCATACCAGCCCCTGAGACAAACCATGCCATTGCATGCGTCATCGATGAGGCAAAAAAGGCAAAGGAGGAAGGCAGGGAAAAGGTCATACTCATGAACTGGAGCGGCCATGGTGTTATAGACCTTGCGTCTTATGATGCGTATCTATCAGGAAGGCTTGAAAATTTTCAACTCCCTGACGAGGAGGTGGCGAAACTTGTTAAAGACCTTGAGAAATTCCCTAAACCTAAATAA
- a CDS encoding pyridoxal phosphate-dependent aminotransferase — translation MQLSERVRSVRPSGVRKIFDMARKVKDPIDLSIGEPDFDIPEPIKEEGISWIRAGFNKYTPSGGIPELRETLLHHLRKDKGIKCHDVIITPGVTGGLLLALMVTLNPLDEVIIPDPYFVLYEYQIMLLGARPVFVDTYPDFTIKEERLRAAITDRTKAILINSPNNPTGMVLSKEESEMIAKVAREKNILLFSDDIYDRFMYDGEDKRVYLGSLYENTLTFGGFSKTWGMTGWRLGYVAGPAEIIQCMVTMQQYVFSSVNSFAQKAAIKALQYDTKDLIDNYRKKRDLIYEGIKDKYNVIKPKGAYFIFPEVPGGDGDRFVEKALKKKLFIIPGSVFSYKKTNVRISFAASEENIIKGIEILRKLA, via the coding sequence ATGCAGCTTTCAGAAAGGGTTAGAAGTGTAAGGCCATCAGGGGTTAGAAAGATCTTTGATATGGCAAGAAAGGTTAAGGATCCCATAGATTTAAGTATAGGTGAACCTGATTTTGATATACCTGAACCCATTAAAGAAGAAGGTATATCATGGATTAGAGCAGGTTTTAACAAATATACACCCTCAGGGGGTATCCCTGAACTAAGAGAAACACTCCTTCATCATCTGAGAAAAGATAAAGGGATAAAATGCCATGATGTGATAATAACCCCTGGTGTGACAGGGGGGCTACTCCTTGCCCTCATGGTGACCCTTAACCCCCTTGATGAGGTCATAATACCTGACCCCTATTTTGTCCTCTATGAATACCAGATCATGCTTTTAGGTGCAAGACCTGTTTTCGTAGACACATACCCTGATTTTACCATAAAGGAGGAAAGGTTAAGGGCTGCCATAACAGACAGGACAAAGGCTATACTCATCAATAGCCCCAATAATCCCACTGGCATGGTCCTATCAAAAGAAGAGTCAGAGATGATTGCAAAGGTGGCAAGGGAAAAAAATATCCTTTTATTCTCTGATGACATATATGATAGATTTATGTATGATGGGGAAGACAAAAGGGTTTATCTCGGATCCCTTTATGAAAACACGCTTACCTTTGGTGGTTTTTCAAAGACATGGGGTATGACAGGTTGGCGTCTTGGCTATGTGGCAGGACCTGCCGAGATTATTCAGTGTATGGTGACCATGCAACAATACGTATTCAGTAGCGTTAATTCATTTGCCCAAAAAGCAGCCATAAAGGCCCTTCAATACGATACCAAAGACCTTATAGATAACTACAGAAAAAAAAGGGATCTCATATATGAAGGCATAAAGGACAAATATAATGTTATAAAACCAAAGGGTGCATATTTTATATTTCCTGAGGTCCCAGGGGGGGATGGAGATAGATTTGTAGAAAAAGCGCTTAAAAAAAAGCTGTTTATAATCCCTGGGAGTGTCTTTTCCTATAAAAAAACAAATGTGAGGATATCATTTGCAGCAAGCGAAGAAAACATAATAAAAGGTATCGAGATATTGAGAAAATTGGCATAA
- the selA gene encoding L-seryl-tRNA(Sec) selenium transferase, translating into MDMKLLRKIPKVDEIIKNTVWQNLIAQYPESIAKDSLRICLDRLRDDIKSGRIQSIPSIEDIIISTRQIAASETAPGIKRVINATGVIIHTNLGRSILAEKAIEAIKNAASSYTNLEYDIEKGIRGNRYVHCLKILKRLTNAEDALVVNNNAGAVLLVLNTLANGKEVIISRGELIEIGGSFRIPDVMKKSGAILKEVGTTNRTHLKDYEEAVTSGTGLFMKAHTSNYVIKGFTHQITTEELVYLGNRYNIPTYFDAGSGLLNPFSGQLYKDEPSVIEEIKKGIDIVSFSADKLLGAPQAGIIIGKSIYIEACKTNPLTRALRPDKFTLAGLEATLLLYLDEERARQEIPTMRMIFEDKENLKKRARRISKRLRHLKDYLDVTVCPMSSQVGGGSFPDASIPSYGIALKPQISIESFEERLRRLEIPIIGRIEKDMLLLDMRTIQRQDEDDLVKGIEEALLKKLNHSYKNP; encoded by the coding sequence ATGGACATGAAACTTCTGAGAAAGATACCAAAGGTAGACGAGATAATAAAAAACACTGTGTGGCAGAACCTTATTGCCCAATATCCAGAGTCTATAGCAAAAGACTCCCTAAGGATCTGCCTTGATCGCCTCAGGGATGATATAAAAAGCGGTAGGATCCAATCCATACCATCTATAGAAGATATCATAATATCTACAAGGCAAATCGCTGCATCTGAAACAGCTCCGGGCATAAAAAGGGTAATAAATGCCACCGGTGTCATAATCCATACAAACCTTGGCAGGTCTATCCTTGCAGAGAAGGCCATAGAGGCTATAAAAAATGCTGCTTCCTCCTATACAAACCTGGAATATGATATAGAAAAAGGCATAAGGGGAAATAGGTATGTCCATTGTCTCAAGATATTAAAGAGGCTCACAAATGCTGAAGATGCCTTGGTGGTGAACAATAATGCAGGTGCAGTCTTACTTGTCTTAAATACCCTTGCCAACGGAAAAGAGGTGATTATCTCAAGGGGTGAGCTTATAGAGATAGGTGGTTCATTTAGGATACCTGATGTCATGAAGAAAAGCGGTGCGATTTTAAAGGAGGTAGGGACTACCAACAGGACTCATCTAAAGGACTATGAAGAGGCGGTCACATCAGGCACAGGTCTTTTTATGAAGGCACATACCAGCAACTATGTTATAAAGGGTTTTACCCACCAGATAACCACAGAAGAACTGGTATATCTGGGAAATAGATATAACATACCTACCTATTTTGATGCAGGTAGTGGCCTTTTAAATCCTTTTTCAGGACAGTTGTATAAGGATGAACCATCGGTCATTGAGGAGATAAAAAAGGGTATAGACATCGTATCCTTTAGCGCCGATAAACTCCTTGGCGCACCCCAGGCAGGAATAATAATAGGCAAGTCTATATATATTGAGGCATGTAAGACAAACCCTTTGACAAGGGCGTTGCGTCCCGATAAGTTCACCTTGGCAGGCCTTGAGGCAACACTCCTTCTCTATCTGGATGAAGAAAGGGCAAGGCAAGAGATACCCACCATGCGCATGATATTTGAGGACAAAGAAAATTTAAAGAAAAGGGCTCGACGTATATCAAAAAGACTAAGGCACCTAAAAGACTATTTAGATGTTACGGTATGTCCTATGTCCTCCCAGGTTGGTGGTGGATCTTTTCCTGATGCATCTATCCCTTCTTATGGCATTGCCTTGAAACCCCAGATTTCCATAGAAAGTTTTGAAGAAAGGCTCAGAAGACTTGAAATACCTATAATAGGAAGGATTGAGAAGGATATGCTTCTTCTGGATATGAGGACCATACAGAGACAGGACGAAGATGACCTCGTTAAAGGTATTGAAGAGGCACTTCTTAAAAAACTTAATCATTCATATAAGAATCCATAA
- a CDS encoding RluA family pseudouridine synthase → MEDMIDLSHIVIDSTDKRLDIYLAEMFSIARTKIKYAIDSGHITVDGKTVKPSFKVKKGMTIKGGLPEEEPLTLEPQEISFHILYEDEFIMAINKPAGMVVHPSFGHREGTLVNAILGYMKGKGKIKDFHVLLNLNQINSRPFIVHRLDKGTTGVILVAKDTKTQEMLSNLFKDRRLTKVYRAITEGTIGNDSLVIDGNIGRHPIERKKMAVLKIGGREALTTIKVLKRLKDYTYIEAYPKTGRTHQIRVHLAHIGNPIVGDEIYGKRSRHATARPMLHAFRIEFVHPVTGRDINIEAPVPDDMLTFLELHGD, encoded by the coding sequence ATGGAAGACATGATTGACCTTTCCCATATAGTAATTGATTCGACTGATAAGAGATTAGATATATATCTGGCAGAGATGTTCTCTATTGCCAGGACAAAGATAAAATATGCCATTGATAGTGGTCATATAACCGTAGATGGCAAGACAGTAAAACCTTCTTTCAAGGTCAAAAAAGGGATGACCATAAAGGGAGGGTTACCAGAGGAAGAACCATTAACACTTGAACCCCAGGAGATATCCTTCCACATCCTTTATGAAGATGAATTTATCATGGCCATAAACAAGCCTGCTGGCATGGTGGTGCATCCATCCTTTGGCCACAGGGAGGGGACTTTGGTGAACGCAATCTTGGGCTATATGAAAGGGAAAGGAAAGATTAAAGATTTTCATGTCTTACTCAATCTAAACCAGATAAATTCAAGACCCTTTATAGTCCACAGGCTCGATAAGGGGACTACAGGGGTTATACTTGTGGCAAAGGACACAAAGACCCAGGAGATGCTCTCTAATCTCTTCAAGGATAGAAGACTTACAAAGGTCTACAGGGCAATAACAGAAGGCACAATAGGCAATGATAGCCTTGTTATAGATGGTAATATAGGCAGACACCCCATAGAGAGAAAAAAGATGGCGGTTTTAAAAATTGGTGGGAGGGAGGCGCTGACTACCATTAAGGTCTTGAAAAGGCTCAAAGATTATACATATATTGAGGCATATCCAAAGACAGGGAGGACTCATCAGATAAGGGTTCATCTTGCCCATATTGGAAATCCCATAGTAGGAGATGAGATATATGGAAAAAGGTCAAGACATGCCACCGCAAGGCCTATGTTGCATGCATTTAGGATAGAGTTTGTCCATCCTGTAACAGGCAGGGATATCAATATTGAGGCGCCTGTGCCTGATGATATGTTAACTTTTCTTGAATTGCATGGGGATTAA